The following are from one region of the Paenibacillus bovis genome:
- a CDS encoding GNAT family N-acetyltransferase, giving the protein MIIRPAQSGDYEQVLDLMIQLHQLHSTARPDIYRSVEVPSSAEQYDKQLQQPDHYLYIAEDPDTGQTAGYLAVQLQQNQGSDHMMDRRVLFINEIVVNHVIRGRGIGRQMFDYVKELAASLEVQSIELNAAVFNEQALAFYEGLGMKSRSIRMEYELE; this is encoded by the coding sequence ATGATAATAAGACCCGCACAATCCGGTGATTACGAGCAGGTACTGGATCTGATGATTCAGCTTCATCAGCTGCATTCCACAGCACGTCCGGATATTTACCGCTCGGTTGAAGTTCCTTCGTCTGCCGAACAGTATGACAAGCAGCTGCAGCAGCCGGATCATTATCTCTATATTGCAGAAGATCCGGATACCGGACAGACGGCCGGCTATCTGGCTGTGCAGCTTCAACAGAACCAGGGAAGTGATCATATGATGGATCGCCGTGTTTTATTTATTAATGAAATTGTAGTGAATCATGTGATCCGTGGCAGGGGAATTGGCAGACAGATGTTTGACTATGTCAAAGAATTGGCCGCTTCACTGGAAGTTCAGAGTATTGAACTGAATGCGGCGGTATTCAATGAGCAGGCTCTGGCTTTTTATGAAGGGCTGGGGATGAAGTCGCGTAGTATACGGATGGAGTATGAATTGGAGTAG